A DNA window from Brassica napus cultivar Da-Ae chromosome C1, Da-Ae, whole genome shotgun sequence contains the following coding sequences:
- the LOC111214866 gene encoding indole-3-acetic acid-amido synthetase GH3.2: MAVDSPLQSRTTSEKDVKALSFIEEMTRNPDSVQEKVLGEILSRNSGTEYLKRFGLNGSTDRKTFKTKVPVVTYEDLKPEIQRISNGDRSPILSSHPITEFLTSSGTSAGERKLMPTIDEDLDRRQLLYSLLMPVMNLYVPGLDKGKGLYFLFVKSESKTPGGLPARPVLTSYYKSDHFKRRPYDPYNVYTSPNEAILCSDSSQSMYAQMLCGLLMRHDVLRLGAVFASGLLRAISFLQNNWKELARDISTGTLSSRISDHAIKNRMSKILTKPDQELAEFLVEVCSQDNWEGIVTKIWPNTKYLDVIVTGAMAQYIPTLEYYSGGLPMACTMYASSESYFGINLKPMCKPSEVSYTIMPNMAYFEFLPHDGAAGDETELVELADVEVGKEYELVITTYAGLCRYKVGDVLRVTGFHNSAPQFKFIRRKNVLLSIESDKTDEAELQKAVENASKLFAAQGTRVIEYTSYADTKTIPGHYVIYWELTNAVPGDDVMAKCCLEMEESLNSVYRQSRVADKSIGPLEIRVVQSGTFEELMDYAISRGASINQYKVPRCVSFTPIMELLDSRVVSAHFSPSLPHWSPERRR, encoded by the exons ATGGCTGTTGATTCACCTCTTCAATCTCGGACGACCTCTGAGAAAGACGTGAAGGCTCTCAGTTTCATTGAGGAGATGACACGGAACCCTGACTCGGTTCAGGAGAAGGTTCTTGGAGAAATACTCAGCCGTAACTCAGGTACCGAATATCTGAAACGTTTCGGTCTTAATGGCTCCACTGATCGAAAAACATTCAAGACCAAGGTTCCCGTGGTGACTTACGAGGATTTAAAGCCGGAGATTCAACGTATTTCCAACGGTGACCGTTCTCCGATCTTGTCTTCTCACCCCATCACCGAGTTTCTCACAAG CTCTGGGACATCTGCTGGTGAAAGAAAATTAATGCCGACAATTGACGAAGACTTAGACCGGCGTCAGCTTTTGTACAGTCTTCTCATGCCCGTGATGAATCT CTACGTGCCGGGATTAGACAAAGGCAAAGGCTTATACTTCCTGTTTGTGAAGTCGGAGTCCAAGACGCCGGGTGGGTTACCGGCTCGTCCGGTTCTCACCAGTTACTACAAAAGCGACCACTTCAAGAGACGCCCGTACGATCCCTACAACGTCTACACAAGCCCCAACGAAGCCATCCTCTGCTCCGACTCCTCCCAAAGCATGTACGCTCAAATGCTATGCGGCCTGCTCATGCGCCACGACGTCCTCCGTCTCGGAGCAGTCTTTGCCTCCGGTCTCCTCCGCGCCATAAGCTTCCTCCAGAACAACTGGAAGGAGCTGGCTCGTGACATCTCAACCGGAACACTAAGTTCAAGAATCTCCGACCATGCGATTAAAAACCGCATGTCGAAGATTTTGACCAAACCGGATCAGGAACTCGCTGAGTTCTTGGTAGAGGTTTGCTCGCAGGATAACTGGGAAGGGATCGTCACTAAGATATGGCCCAACACGAAGTACCTCGACGTGATCGTTACCGGAGCCATGGCTCAGTATATCCCAACCCTAGAGTACTATAGCGGCGGGTTACCTATGGCTTGCACGATGTATGCTTCCTCAGAAAGTTACTTCGGGATTAACCTAAAACCGATGTGTAAACCCTCGGAGGTTTCTTACACGATCATGCCCAACATGGCCTACTTCGAGTTTCTCCCCCATGACGGAGCAGCGGGAGATGAGACCGAGCTCGTGGAGCTGGCCGATGTTGAAGTAGGGAAAGAGTACGAGCTCGTGATCACGACCTACGCGGGGCTATGCCGTTACAAAGTCGGCGACGTGCTCCGCGTCACGGGGTTCCACAACTCGGCTCCGCAGTTCAAGTTCATAAGGAGGAAGAACGTTTTGCTGAGCATCGAGTCCGATAAAACCGACGAGGCCGAGCTGCAGAAGGCCGTGGAGAATGCGTCTAAGTTGTTTGCGGCGCAAGGAACGCGTGTGATCGAGTACACTAGCTACGCGGACACGAAGACCATACCGGGCCACTACGTGATCTACTGGGAGCTAACCAACGCGGTTCCTGGCGATGACGTCATGGCTAAGTGCTGTTTGGAGATGGAGGAGTCTCTCAACTCGGTTTATAGGCAGAGCCGTGTCGCGGATAAGTCGATTGGTCCGTTGGAGATACGTGTGGTGCAGAGCGGTACGTTTGAGGAGCTCATGGACTATGCAATCTCGAGAGGGGCTTCGATTAATCAGTATAAAGTCCCGAGGTGCGTGAGCTTCACGCCGATCATGGAGCTGCTTGACTCTAGGGTTGTGTCTGCTCATTTCAGCCCTTCGTTGCCGCATTGGTCGCCAGAACGACGTCGTTAG